Proteins co-encoded in one Sparus aurata chromosome 18, fSpaAur1.1, whole genome shotgun sequence genomic window:
- the gpm6aa gene encoding glycoprotein M6Aa: protein MEEDMDEGQTQKGCLECCIKCLGGIPYPSLIATILLYAGVALFCGCGHEALSGTVTILQNYFEVVRSPVDALDVFTMIDIIKYVIYGIASAFFVYGILLMVEGFFTSGAIKDLYGDFKITTCGRCVSAWFIMLTYIFMLAWLGVTAFTSLPVFIYFNIWNICQNATVLDGTTLCLDPRQYGLVPINEAKTVCAGSEKFYKMCESTELDMTFHLFICALAGAGAAVIAMIHYLMVLSANWAYVKDACRMQKYEDIKSKEEQELHDIHSTRSKERLNAYT, encoded by the exons ATGGAAGAAGACATGGATGAGGGGCAGACCCAGAAGG gatgCCTCGAGTGCTGCATCAAATGCCTGGGCGGGATCCCGTACCCGTCTCTTATAGCCACCATCTTGCTGTACGCGGGTGTGGCTCTGTTCTGCGGCTGCGGACATGAGGCCCTGTCCGGCACCGTCACCATCCTCCAGAACTACTTCGAGGTGGTGCGGAGCCCTGTGGATGCTCTGGACGTCTTCACCAT GATCGACATCATCAAGTACGTGATCTACGGCATCGCCTCGGCTTTCTTCGTCTACGGCATCCTGCTGATGGTGGAGGGCTTCTTCACGAGCGGAGCCATCAAAGATCTGTACGGAGACTTCAAGATCACCACCTGCGGACGCTGCGTCAGCGCTTGG TTCATCATGCTGACGTACATCTTCATGCTGGCCTGGCTCGGAGTGACGGCTTTCACCTCCCTGCCCGTCTTCATATACTTCAACATCTGGAATATTTGCcaaaacgctacagtgctggaCGGGACCACGCTCTGCCTGGACCCACGCCAGTATG GTCTTGTGCCAATTAACGAGGCAAAAACAGTTTGTGCCGGATCGGAGAAATTCTACAAGATGTGTGAATCCACTGAG ctGGACATGACTTTCCACCTGTTCATCTGCGCCCTCGCTGGAGCGGGAGCCGCTGTCATTGCGATG ATCCACTACTTGATGGTGCTGTCTGCCAACTGGGCCTACGTGAAGGACGCCTGCCGGATGCAGAAGTACGAGGACATCAAGTcgaaggaggagcaggagctcCATGACATCCACTCCACTCGCTCCAAGGAGCGACTCAACGCCTACACATAA